In Mycolicibacterium lutetiense, the sequence CCGGGTCGTCGTGACCACGTGCCGCCTCGGCGACCGTCTCCCACAGACCGACTCCGTCGGTGAGCCAGTGCGAGACGACCAAGCTCACGCCTGAACCGCCGTCGCTGAACGGGAGTACTGCGAGGTGCCATCCGGGCCCGCGCTCGCAATCCAGTGGAGTGTTGACCTGCTCGTCGAGCCAGTCATCGAATGACTCACGCGGCCTGGCTGTCTCGACAATCTCGAGTTCGGATGAGTTGTCGGGCGCGACCCATCGGCTGCGGCCGAACGGCAATGGTGACCGTGCGATGCAGCGAGACAGCCGTCCCCGCTGAAGATGGTCGTGGAACCGGCGTAGGCCTTCGGCGTCGATCGGGCGGTCGTAGAGCCAGGCACCCTGCAGCAGGGTCGTCGAACTCGTCGCTTGTCCGAGGTCGACCATGGTCTGATCGAGCAGATCGAGTACGTTGCTCATTTTTTGTACGGTACGAGCCTCGGCCCGGTTTCACTTGGCAATTGCGGCGAAACGGCAGTCGGAATCGGCTGCGATGACGCGTCTTACACGGTGCGTGCCAATCGGTCGGCGAGAAGTCCGGCGAACCTGGCCGGGTCGTCGGGCACTCCGCCTTCGGCAAGAAGGGCTGTGCCGTAGAGCAACTCGGCCGTTTCGGCGAGTTGATGCAGATAAGCGTCGTCCTTGCTCGTCGCGTGCGACTGGCGCAAACCGGTGACGAGCGGATGGCTCGGATTCAGTTCGAGTATCCGTTTTCCGGTCGGAACCTCCTGTCCGGAGGCTCGGTACATGCGGGCAAGCGTCGGCGTGATGCCGAACGTCGGAGTGATGAGGCATGCCGGAGACTCGGTCAAACGGCTGGACAGTCGCACTTCCGAGACGCGTTCGGTCAGCGTTTCCTTCAGCCAGGCCAGCAGGTCGGCGAACTCCTGCTCCTGAGTCTCCCGCTCTGCCTTGTGGGCGTCCCGGTCCTCATCGGAATCGAGGTCGACCTCACCCTTGGCAACGGACTGCAGCGGCTTGCCGTCGAACTCCGGCACCGAACCGACCCAGACTTCGTCGACCGGATCGGTGAGCAGCAGCACCTCGTAACCTTTGGCCTTGAAGGCCTCCAGGTGCGGTGACTTCGAGAGTTGTTCGGCAGATGGTCCCGTGGCGTAGAAGATCTGTTCCTGGCCGTCCTTCATGCGTCCGACGTAGTCGGCCAGCGTCGTGAGTCGCTCGGTGTTCTCGGCGTCCGAGAACGTGGAGAAGAACGAGGAGACCTGCAGCAATGTGTCCTGGTTGTCCAGGTCCGACAACAGACCCTCTTTGAGGACGGCGCCGAATTGGGACCAGAAGGTGCGGTAGTCGTCAGGCTTGCCGGACTGCAGGTCCGCGATGGTCGACAGGACCTTCTTCGTCAGCCTGCGACGGATCGCGGTGACCTGCCGGTCCTGCTGCAGGATCTCACGAGAGACGTTGAGTGACATGCCCTGCGCGTCCACCACGCCCTTGACGAAGCGCAGGTAGCGGGGCATGAGTTCTTCGCAATCGCCCATGACGAAGACGCGCTTGATGTAGAGCTGGACCCCGGTCTTGGCGTCCCTGGTGAACATGTCAAAAGGGGCGTGTGACGGGATGAACAACAAGGCCTGGTACTCGAAGTTACCCTCGCCCTTCATCGAGATGACGGCGAGTGGGTCGTCCCAGGCGTGGGCGATGTGTTTGTAGAACTCGTGGTACTCCTCGTCGGAGACCTCGTCCTTCGGCCGGGCCCACAACGCCTTCATGGAGTTGAGCGTCTGAGTCTCGACCGTGACGGTGTCCGGGCCGCCTTCTTCGGCGGCGGGAGTGCGTTGCTCGACTTGCATCCGGACAGGCCAGGCGATGAAGTCGGAGTACTTCTTGACGAGCTCTCGGATCTTCCATTCGGCGGTGTAGTCGTGGAGCTGGTCCTCGACATCGACGGGCTTGAGATGCAGCGTCACCGACGTGCCCTGCGGTGCGTTGTCGAGGTCTTCGATGGTGTAGGTGCCGTCACCGCTCGACACCCATCGGGTCGCCCCGCTCTCGCCGGCCTTGCGGGTGAGCAGTTCGACCTTGTCCGCCACCATGAAAGTGGAGTAGAAGCCGACGCCGAACTGTCCGATCAACTCCTCGGAGTCGGCCACCTTCTTGGCTTCCTGCAATTGTTGCCGCAGCTCCGCGGTACCTGACTTCGCAAGAGTGCCGATCAGCTCCACGACTTCCTCGTGTGTCATCCCGATGCCGTTGTCGCGCACCGTCAACGTCCGTGGATCCCGACCCACCTCGATGTCGACGTGGAGGTCGGAGGTGTCAGCGGTCAGTTCCTTGTTCCGCAGTGTTTCGAGGCGGAGTTTGTCCAGGGCGTCCGAGGCGTTCGAGATGAGTTCTCGGAGAAAGGAGTCCTTGTTGGAGTACACCGAGTGGACCAGCAACTCAAGGAGTTGGCGTGCCTCCGCCTGGAACTCCAACTGCTCGACACGTGTAGACATTCGTTTCATCCCCACAGATCAACTTTCGTCGGATATCTCCGAGGAGGATACCGAGCTGTCACCAAGCTTGACGGCCGGCAATCGGGCGCGGTGTGTGTCCCGGCCATCTGGATGCGACCGCGATGGCGCCCCACCTCTCAAAAGTCTGGGGCGAGGCCCTTCAACTGTGATTTAGCATGCCTGCACGCGTGCTGATTGAAGTTCGCCATTCTTTGCAATCGCAAACTGAATTCGACGGGCCGAAAGCGCCGTTACCGGAACCGCGCTGAGCGGAGATGGCCAACGCAATAGCGACCGGGAAGACCCGCCTCCGCATCGCGAAGGGCATCGCGCACGAGATTTGCTGAACTTGTCGGATCTTGGCAGTTGCCTGTGGCTACCGCCCTCCACGTCCCCGTGGTGCGGTTGTCGACGTCGGTGCCGGCACGCTGCACTTCGCTGGATTGAACTACATCGGCGTCATTGGCGTCGCGCTGGTCGGCGCCGGTCGCCGACGCACCGATTCGTGCCGCCCCAGATGCGAGGCATACGTTTTAGTAGTGCATAACCTGCGAGTTTGCGTGGTCCGCCCCCGCGGGCGCGCTGTGTCGCATGCGGTAGGAAGCCTCGTCGGACTGCAGGTTTGATCGATCGCCCGGGCGGCTGCCGTACGAGTGGGCCGGAGCCTTGCCGACATCGCCGTTCAGGCGGCGCACGATTGCCGGAGAATTCGGTAGGTATTTGCTCCAATGTGACGGATGCGTCGCGTGGGGAGCTGAAATGGCCGTTTTCAGAAACAGAACCTGCTTCATCGTTGATTTCTGCACCCCATTCAAAGACGAGTGGATATGCTGGCATCCTGCAACTTATCGAAGCATTGCTGAAGTGGACCGATAGTGACACAACCGCGGACGCGAAGTGGGGGACCACCGCATCGCAGGCTGACCGTCAAACGCGTCTTCGTTGGTCGACTCGGCGCGGGGGGAGGACCGAATGAGCATCAATCCGTTTGACGACGACAACGGCCGTTTTCTTGTCTTGTTCAACGACGAGGAACAACACAGTCTGTGGCCGACATTCGCGGAGGCTCCGGCCGGCTGGAGGGTGGTATTCGGACAAGCGGACCGCGGTGCGTGCCTGCAGTACATCGAGCAGAACTGGCCGGATATCCGTCCGAGGACCCTGCGCGAGAGATTGGCGCAGACCCAGGGCTCCGATAGGTAACGGGCCCCCGGGCTCTAGGTGCATCTCGCGGTAGGAGAGGCCGATGCATCAGGACGAACAATCGCCGCCAGAAACACGGAGCCGATGTCATGAGCGCTGATCTGAGTCGGCGGTTGTCGTCGATGGATTTCCTGGACGAAGACGAGCACGACGAGCTCTTCGGCTGGGGGCATCGTGCTGTGTTGACCGAGCAGCTTCCGGTGTCGTTTTCGATTCCTGGGTTGTTCGCCGTGCAGGTGGCGCGTGCCCCCGAAGCGGTAGCGGTGACATTCGACGGCCACTCGATGTCATATGCGGAGCTGGATGCGGCTTCGAATCGCCTGGCGCACTGGTTGATCAGTCTGGGCGTAGGGCCAGGCCAGCGCGTAGCGCTCTTGTTCTCGCGGTGCTCCGAGGCGATAGTGTCGATCTTGGGCGTGCTCAAGGCCGGGGCGGCATATCTGCCGGTCGATCCGATGCATCCTGATGTGCGGGTGCAGTTCATGCTCGGCGATGCGGCACCGGTTGTGGCTGTGACGACTCCGGGACTTGCTGGGCGGCTGGACGGTTGCGGTGTGGCAGTTGTCGATGTCGACGATCCGCACATCGCTGCGCAACCCAGTTCCGCGCTGTCGACGCATGCGGATACGGCTGACGATGTGGCGTATTTGATCTACACCTCGGGGACGACGGGTCGGCCGAAGGGTGTGGCAATCACTCATTCCAATGTGGTCCGGTTGTTGGAGACGTTGGATGTGGAGTTGGGTCTGGCGGGTCAGGTTTGGACTCAGTGTCATTCGTTGGCGTTTGACTATTCGGTGTGGGAGATCTGGGGGGCTTTGCTGTTCGGAGGCCGGCTGGTGGTGGTGCCCGAATCGGTGACGCGATCTCCGGAGGACTTGCTGGCGTTGTTGATCGCCGAGCAGGTGACTGTGTTGAGTCAGACTCCGTCGGCGTTCTATGCGTTGCAGGCTGTGGATGCGTTGCAGCCTGGACCTGGTGATCAGTTGAAGTTGGAGACGGTGGTCTTTGGTGGGGAAGCGCTTGAACCACAGCGTCTTCGGGGTTGGTTGGATCGTCATCCGGGTCCGCCGCGGTTGATCAACATGTATGGGATCACTGAGACGACGGTGCACGCGTCCTTCCGGGAGATCGTGGCTGGTGATGCCGAGGGCAGCGTTAGCCCGATCGGTGTGCCGTTGGCGCATCTTGGTTTCTTTGTGCTGGATGTCTCGTTGCAGCCGGTGCCGGTTGGTGTGGTGGGCGAGCTGTATGTGGTCGGTGCCGGTTTGGGGTGTGGTTATTGGCGTCGTGGTGGGTTGAGCGCGACGAGGTTTGTGGCGTGTCCATTTGGTGGGCCCGGGGCGCGGATGTATCGGACCGGTGATCTGGCGTCGTGGGGTGGCGATGGACAGTTGCGGTATCTGGGGCGTGCTGATGAGCAGGTCAAGATTCGTGGTTATCGCATCGAGTTGGGTGAGATTCAGACCGCTTTGGCCGAAGCCGATGGGGTAGGCCAGGCGGCGGTGATCGTCAGGGAGGATCAGCCGGGGGATAGGCGCCTTGTCGGGTATGTGACCGAACTGGTCGACTGGGCCCTTGATCCAGGCGTAGTCCGTGCGGCGTTGGGACAGCAGTTGCCCGGCTACATGGTGCCCGCCGCGGTGGTCGTGTTGGATACCTTGCCATTGACGGTCAACGGCAAGCTCGACCGTCGAGCGTTACCGGCGCCGGAATATCTCGACATTGATGGTTATCGAGCTCCGAGCACTCCCAGCGAGGAGATCGTGGCCGGGATCTATGCCCAAGTGCTGAGTTTGGGGCGGGTTGGGGTTGATGACTCGTTCTTCGACCTGGGTGGGGACTCGCTGTCGGCGACTCGCTTGATCAATGCGATCAATGCCAGTCTGGGTGCTGATCTGGCGGTGCGGGCGGTGTTCGAGACACCTTCGGCGGCAGAGCTTGCGGCACGTGCCGATGAGAGTTCGGGTCGGC encodes:
- the htpG gene encoding molecular chaperone HtpG encodes the protein MSTRVEQLEFQAEARQLLELLVHSVYSNKDSFLRELISNASDALDKLRLETLRNKELTADTSDLHVDIEVGRDPRTLTVRDNGIGMTHEEVVELIGTLAKSGTAELRQQLQEAKKVADSEELIGQFGVGFYSTFMVADKVELLTRKAGESGATRWVSSGDGTYTIEDLDNAPQGTSVTLHLKPVDVEDQLHDYTAEWKIRELVKKYSDFIAWPVRMQVEQRTPAAEEGGPDTVTVETQTLNSMKALWARPKDEVSDEEYHEFYKHIAHAWDDPLAVISMKGEGNFEYQALLFIPSHAPFDMFTRDAKTGVQLYIKRVFVMGDCEELMPRYLRFVKGVVDAQGMSLNVSREILQQDRQVTAIRRRLTKKVLSTIADLQSGKPDDYRTFWSQFGAVLKEGLLSDLDNQDTLLQVSSFFSTFSDAENTERLTTLADYVGRMKDGQEQIFYATGPSAEQLSKSPHLEAFKAKGYEVLLLTDPVDEVWVGSVPEFDGKPLQSVAKGEVDLDSDEDRDAHKAERETQEQEFADLLAWLKETLTERVSEVRLSSRLTESPACLITPTFGITPTLARMYRASGQEVPTGKRILELNPSHPLVTGLRQSHATSKDDAYLHQLAETAELLYGTALLAEGGVPDDPARFAGLLADRLARTV
- a CDS encoding MbtH family protein, whose amino-acid sequence is MSINPFDDDNGRFLVLFNDEEQHSLWPTFAEAPAGWRVVFGQADRGACLQYIEQNWPDIRPRTLRERLAQTQGSDR